AACTAGCTCGCTGGGGCATTACAGCCTTCCCCAAAAACTGGATTGAAATTCTCGATCGCGTCCGTCGGGTTGACCTTTACGGAGAAGCTGCTAGACAACTAGGCTGGCCTGACACCGAACCCGATCGCGATGCCTTCCAACTCTTCGATGGCACTCTCTTTAACCCCGACGATCCCATCGGCTATCTCAACCGTCTAACCATCCGTCGCGATATCCGCATCGAAGAGATCATCATCGATCAACCTGCTCCTACTCCCACCACTCCCACCTCCACTACTCCTACTTCCACAAGTCCCACCATCGCCGCCTAACTCTCCCTTTTACATCCTTCCTCCCTTTTCATCCTTTCTCCCTCATCCTTCCTCCTTCCTGAGCGCCATGCAAATCCTCGACGGTCAAGCCTTAGATCCAGCTCCAGCCATGAAACGGGACCCCTTCCTGGTCATTGACAATGTCTCTAAGGTCTACCCCACTCCCAATGGTCCCTACACAGTTTTAGAGGGCGTTGATCTCACAGTCTACGAAGGCGAGTTTATCTGCGTCATCGGTCACTCTGGCTGTGGCAAATCAACACTCTTAAACATGGTGGCAGGCTTCAATAAACCCACGACTGGAGAAGTGCGCCTGCAAACCAAGCGCATTACTCAGCCTGGGCCTGACCGGATGATGGTGTTCCAGAATTATGCCTTGCTGCCCTGGATGAGCGCTTTTGATAACGTCTACCTTGGCGTGGATGAAGTCTTCCCGAACAAGCCACGGGCGGAGAAGGTGAAGATTGTCCGGGAGCACCTGGCAATGGTGGGTCTGACAGAAGCCGCCGACAAAAAACCAGGGCAACTATCAGGGGGGATGAAGCAGCGGGTGGCGATCGCCCGTGCCCTAGCCATTCGTCCTGAAGTGTTGATTTTGGATGAACCCTTTGGAGCGCTGGATGCGATTACCAAGGAAGAACTGCAAGAGGAACTGCTGCAAATCTGGCGGGATCATCGCTGCACCGTGATGATGATTACCCACGATATTGATGAGGCGCTATTCCTGGCCGATCGCTTGGTGATGATGACTAACGGCCCCTCGGCTCAAATTGGGGAAGTCTTGGAAATTCCTTTCCCTCGTCCTCGCGATCGCGCCCAGTTGCTAGAAAGCCCGGAATACTACAGCCTCCGCAATTATGCTCTTGACTTCCTCTACAGCCGCTTTGCCCTAGCCCACTAGCGCTTGAACTGACAACTTCATCACTTTTTAGCATCACTTTTCGGAGGAGTTACTCTACACCCGCAATCTACACCCGCAACTTACACCCGCTTGAAATTAGGGATTTATCCCTTTGTTGAATTCAAAGGTTTGACGTGCTTAGAGAATTATGGTCATTTCAGGGTCGTTATCGCATCTTGCACATGACCTGGTTTGCTTTCTTTCTGTCTTTTGTCGTTTGGTTTAACTTTGCTCCCCTGGCGACAGCAGTGAAAGCCGACTTGGGTCTTACAGAAGCTCAAATGCGGACGATCGCGATCTGTAACGTCGCGCTGACTGTTCCGGCTCGCATCATCATCGGCATGCTCTTGGATCGTTACGGCCCTCGTGTGACCTATTCGCTCCTGTTGATGTTCGCTGCTATCCCTTGCACCGTTTTCGCCTTAGCCCAAAACTTTACTCAGTTGGCTCTGAGCCGCCTAGCTCTTAGCATTGTGGGGGCTGGGTTTGTGATTGGCATCCGCATGGTGGCAGAATGGTTCCCCCCCAAAGAAATTGGTTTAGCCGAAGGGATTTATGGCGGCTGGGGTAATTTTGGCTCCGCTGCTGCTGCCTTTACGCTGCCAACTCTTGCTGCCACTACTGCTGTGGTTGCTGCGGGCCAAGTCAACTGGCGCTTGGCGATCGCCCTAACCGGAATTTTTGCTGCGGTTTACGGAGCGATCTACTTTTTCAACGTTCAAGATACGCCCAGTGGCAAGGTTTACCAGCGTCCGGCGCGGCATGGTGGCATGGAGGTCACCAGTCGCAAGAGCTTCTGGGCCTTAATGGTCATGAACATTCCCTTGATAGGTGTTCTGGGCTTGTTGGCTTGGCGCTTGCAGACCGCTGGAATTTTAGATGCAACGGGGCTTTACATTACCTGGTTGCTTTTGGCTGGTCTTTATCTCTTTCAGGCTTATAAGTGCTGGGAGGTCAATAAAGAGTTGATGACTGGCAAAAAGTCCTATCCCCCTGAGGAGCGCTACCGCTTTGGTCAAGTCGCCCTGCTCGAACTCACCTATTTTGTGAACTTTGGCTCAGAACTTGCAGTCGTTTCGATGCTACCTGCCTTCTTTGAAAACACTTTTGGCTTGAGCAAAGTCATGGCGGGTATGATTGCCGCGAGTTACGCTTTT
This region of Trichocoleus desertorum NBK24 genomic DNA includes:
- a CDS encoding MFS transporter, producing the protein MLRELWSFQGRYRILHMTWFAFFLSFVVWFNFAPLATAVKADLGLTEAQMRTIAICNVALTVPARIIIGMLLDRYGPRVTYSLLLMFAAIPCTVFALAQNFTQLALSRLALSIVGAGFVIGIRMVAEWFPPKEIGLAEGIYGGWGNFGSAAAAFTLPTLAATTAVVAAGQVNWRLAIALTGIFAAVYGAIYFFNVQDTPSGKVYQRPARHGGMEVTSRKSFWALMVMNIPLIGVLGLLAWRLQTAGILDATGLYITWLLLAGLYLFQAYKCWEVNKELMTGKKSYPPEERYRFGQVALLELTYFVNFGSELAVVSMLPAFFENTFGLSKVMAGMIAASYAFMNLVARPGGGLVSDKLGSRKLTMTVLTACMGLGYLAMSSVTSAWWLPIAIVLTMACSFFVQAGEGSTFAIVPLVKRRVTGQIAGNVGAYGNVGAVIYLTLYSLLPEGAIGNQIFFQTLGIMSVIVAFLCAFLLKEPKGSFSEHHEGEEVLVLAPNAVPVLAEEHE
- a CDS encoding nitrate ABC transporter ATP-binding protein (This model describes the ATP binding subunits of ATP-binding cassette (ABC) transporters for nitrate transport, or for bicarbonate transport, in bacteria and archaea.), translated to MQILDGQALDPAPAMKRDPFLVIDNVSKVYPTPNGPYTVLEGVDLTVYEGEFICVIGHSGCGKSTLLNMVAGFNKPTTGEVRLQTKRITQPGPDRMMVFQNYALLPWMSAFDNVYLGVDEVFPNKPRAEKVKIVREHLAMVGLTEAADKKPGQLSGGMKQRVAIARALAIRPEVLILDEPFGALDAITKEELQEELLQIWRDHRCTVMMITHDIDEALFLADRLVMMTNGPSAQIGEVLEIPFPRPRDRAQLLESPEYYSLRNYALDFLYSRFALAH